The following nucleotide sequence is from Pseudomonas putida S13.1.2.
GACGCCAGCGCGAATCGCGTCACGGCGCTGGGGGAGGGATCCACCCCGGCCAACGTCGAGATGAAGCTCCGCGAATACGTCTACTACGCCGAAGGTCGGGTGCGTGGTGATGGTTCGCCTGGTGAGACTGCTCAGTTCGGCTGGAACGGCCTGGAGAACGCCATCACTACCTTCCAGCCGCAGGTGATGGTTCTGGCGTGGGGCACCAACGATATTGCCCAGGGCTTTTCTCGTGAGCAGTACCTTGAATACATGAGGCTTCAGATTGATCGCCTTCTGGTCGGCGGCATTCGACCTATCGTGCAGTCGATTCCGTACCACGGCACGCAGGCGAATCGAGATAAAGCAGTGGCCTGGAACAGCAGCCTGAAGCGGCTGTGCGACTTCTACGGCGTCCGGTTCGTCACGCTCTACAACCTGTTCGCCAACACGCCCAGCTACTACTTCTGGTCGGACAACGTGCACTACCAGGCGCCGGCCACCCGGATGATCTCGCAGATCATGTGTGATGCCATCCTCGACGAATACGGTCTGCCGCGTGACAAGTTCAAGGTCAACAAGGCCCGCCGAGGCGCGATCGGCATTGATGCTTCGTTCGGTCTGTCCGGACTTCGTCATAGCCTGGGCAAGCCACTGACCGTGGTGCAGACGCCGAACATCTACCTGCGGCAGTTCTATCCGTACTCGGTCAAGATCCCGACCGGTACCGAGGTTCATTTCCAGGCAGCAGGGCCGTTCTCGGCAATCTTCAACCGCCCGGATGGCCCAGCCTCCGGGTATCTGGTGAACGGCGGATCAACTACCACCCTGACGCGGGGCAACACGATTGCTATCAACTCGATTGCATCGCGCTTCGACGGCAGCTATTCGAACTTCCGTGTCTCGCACGCCACGTCGGACCTGTACCTGGTGGCCACGCACTCGTCGGCCGAGTTCCCGGTAGATCTGTGCTATTCGGCGGCCGAGGTATCGAGCTCGCAGTTCATCCCGGGGCAGGTGATAACCGTTACGGACGGCGCCAAGGCCATACAGACAGTGATGCAAGACGTAGCGCTTGGACTGAAAGGGACGGCAGTAAACAGTTCAATCCCTAACGTGGGTCCGATTGCAACCAGAGCGGCTATAACCGCCGCTCCTGAGGGCTTCCTGTTCTTGCAGACCGGGACTGTCGGATGGTGGCGCTGGACCGCTGGTGCCTGGGTAGCGATGTAGCGAAAAGCAGGTGCTCAGGCGCCTGCCATTTCTTTACTACCAGGGCGACTTAATCGTCGTCAGCAGATCCTCGCAGGATTTGATCAGAACCTGGATGGTCGCCTTATTACCGAGATGGTAGCCGTGCTCATCAACGTATGCTGACGTCAGGTCCGCTGACACCCCGTTCTTTTCAACAACGAATTCGGCTTGGCGCTTGTGGTTGCCGTCAATGTATTCGTCGAAGTGCTCACGCTTATTTCGGACATCTCTGGCGTCTGTAGATTTATCAAAAAAATCTACTGCAGCTTTCACCTCATCCTGGTCTGGCGAGTTTTCAGAAATGTACTTGCAGATCCTGTTTAGCATTGTGATTGAGGTTAGGAAAAAATGCTCATCAAGAACAGACCTCATCCTTGGGGTTGATTCGCTACCGCCGATCAGCTCATTCCCAATCCTGATAGCTTCGTTAGCCCAGTTCACTGCCTGGAATTTCGTGGATTCGTAATTGGACATGACGGCACCTGACATTGGTTGGGCAAAGAATAGTAGATGAATTGTTATGGAGTGAAGAATGCCAATTGCCGAGCAGCAGATGCTGCAGATCCTCCCCAAAGCCCGCCCAGAGCGGGCTTCTTTTTGCCCATAGGAAATGACCATGGCCCGAATCTCCGAAGCCCAGGCCGGCGGCGCGAACGTTCTCCGGTTTCTGGATCTCATCGCCTTCTCAGAAGGCACCTCGACCATCAGGGCAAGCGACGACGGCTACAACGTGCTGTATGGCGGCAGCCTGTTCACTGGCTACGCTGATCACCCGCGCAAGAAATTGACCTATCCAATAAACGGGAAACCGGTGACCAGCACGGCCGCCGGCCGCTACCAGCTTCTGGCCAGGTACTGGGACGCATACCGGGTGAGCCTGCGCCTGGCTGGCGGCTTCACTCCGGAGAACCAGGACCGCGTTGCCCTGCAGCAGATCCGTGAGCGCAAGGCGCTGGACGACATAAAGGCCGGTCGACTCCAGCAGGCCATCGCCAAGTGCTCGAACATCTGGGCCAGCTTCCCTGGCAATGACTATGGGCAGAACCCGCACCGCCTGGACAAGCTCCTGGCCAAGTGGAAAGAGCTCGGCGGATCACTGGCGTGAATTGGCTGGCAGCGGTGCCGGCCTGGTGCTGGTGGCTGATCGCTCTGGTGATGGTGGCCGGTGGGCAGCAGTACAGGATTGTGTTGGCGCATGGCGATGTCGCGACAGCCAGGGCCGAACTGGCCGACTACCGCCTGGAGGTGGTCGAGCGCGACCGGCGCGCCGCCGCTCAGGCGAGACAGGAAGAACAGCGTCGCCAGGCCCTGGCGGATGAGGAGGGTGAGAGTGCACGACAACAACTGGAAGTGGCCCAAGGCCGCGCCGCTGCTGCTGAGTCTGCTGCTGGTGGGCTGCGCGGCGAAATCGCCCGACTGCGCGCCGGCCGAACAGCAACCTGCGGTGCCATCGCTGCCCAGCAGCGCCAGGCAGGAGCCTCTGCCGTCGTGGTGCTCGGGGGATTGCTTGAAGACGCTGACCGAATGGCGGGCAGCTGCGCAGCAGCGCTTGAGCGAAGCCGAATAGCCGGCCTGGCCTGTGAGTCGGTGGTCGATGGCATAAAGACCATCCGCTGATCGGCAATTCCCCGCACCTGGATCCGCCTATAAGATACTGTGTTTTTGTACAGTATCGGTGCCCTATGTATTTCCTCCTCGTCCGCCGCCGCGTGAATGGCGTGGCCATCCCCACCAGTCAGCTCGGGAAGATCACTCCGCTCCGGGCAGACATCCACATCGGCGACCACCACAGTGAGCCGCTGGGCCGGGTCGCGACTCAAGCCTGGGTGTTCAACCCGACCCCTGGGCCTGACGTGATACCCCGGCTTCACGATGCCAGGGTCAACGGCATGGCCCAGCTCGGCATGAACATCAACGGCATCGAGGAGATCGACGGCGTGATGTACGCGCAGTCGTGGTGGTGCAGGGCGGAATGATGGCCGGGCTGCCAAAGGGGTGGCTGGTCGAACTGGGCGACCAGACCGCGCTGATAACCGATCCCGATGGCCGCGCTGCGGTGCTCAGTGAGATGGCCTACGCCGCTCACCGGCGCCGGGATGTCGATGACAATGACCTGGTGGACATGCTCGAGCTTGCCGAGGCGGGCAGGATGTGGGCGCTGATGGAGCACGAGGAGGCCTGGGCTATCGGTCTCTTCGGCGATTACGAGCCTGACCACCATGCCGGGTACCAGGTGATCAAGGGTGCCGGAAATCCGCACAGTTGTGAGTAGCTATATAAAGGAAGGGAAACGGTCGGCAGAGCGCCGTGGGCGGGCTGGCGGGGGCCAGTGACTTTTGAAGTGACTTTGTTCTGTTCGGTTCTTCATCGTTAGACATCGTTGCAGCGAGCGTCTGGCGGAAAAACCAATGCTTTCAAGCAGCTACGGCTGCCTGCCACGCATGGGGTGCAAGGGGTCGAGTGTTCGAATCACTCCGTCCCGACCATTATTCCTGATTAAAATCAGACACTTAAGCCGGTTAGCTAAACCGGCTTTTTTGTGCCCGCGCAAAACATGCGCAAAACTATCCGGCGATTTCGCCGATATCGAGGTCAGCTTCGACCTCCGACCACACCACGTCCTCATGCCCCTTCTGGTAGTTTTTGGTCATACCTTCGGTGGCATGACCGGCGATCTTTCCCCGTATTTCCCTGAGTGGAAGGCCTTGGTCAGTCGATGCTTGATGGCGTTGCTCGTGACAGACACGATCAAAAATGTGTCCACCGAACCAATTGGTCGCGCCATTGCGATACCGGGGCTGCTCTGTGAACGCCACACCGTTGTCAGTCAGGACGGTGTGGCTCTTGTATGGAAACGTTTGTACGACCTGACGTAGGAACTCAGCGCCATTGCGTTTGGTCGCGAAATCGAAGAACGCAACGTAGGTGAACTTCGTGACGCGATCAATCGCCACGAACAGGTGCTGCTTGCCACTCCAGGGGCATCCGAACTTCCTCCGGGCTGCCACGCCCGCTTTGCGGCTCTTTCGCGATAACATCTTCAAGTATCCTGACATAAACCAGTGCAGAATTGGCCGTGTCAAGGCCAATGCTGATCACTGGTCTGCGCCAGGCAGGGCATAGCAACTTTTCAAGGTTTGAAAATTAATTAAGTAATAGGGTTTGACGGTCTTGGTAAGGTTCTGTTAGGTATGCCGAGGTTCAGGAAGTCTTTCATTTCTGAAGCCCTGCAGTGGCCAAGCTCATACAGTTGGTAATTGATGTTTGCATCTTTTAAACCCTGGAAAATCTGCGCGGATGAAACGGTCTCACCGGGTTTTATTCTGATGACGTCTACAGTGTAAGTCTTTGCAATTTCTCTCAAGTAAGGTTCTGAGTTATGCTCAAAGTGCGTGAGACTGAAGTTTGCCATGTAGTGCCCGCCTGGTATGGTTTTTGTTGGCTGTACGGCTCCGCTGACCATGGTCTCCGCTGCCGACCATTCCTTTGGTAGGAAACCTGCGGTTTTGGTGCTGATCATATATCCGCCAACGGTGCCGGTAGCAGGTGCATAAGTGCGTGCTATCGATCCTGGAGGTAGCTTGGTTTTGCCACCGAGAATAAAGTTGCTTCCATGGGCTGACAGATAAGCTGTTGAGTTATATTTTCCGGCAGGATGAATAAGTTCGAATTTTCCAAAATCCGTCGTGGTCATCGTCGTCATCCTGCGCCTGAGTGCGGAGGTTCGAGTCGGCGTTCCCGGAACGGAACTCGGAGGCGTCGCTGCGGACGAAGTATTGACCAGGTTTCTTATAGGTTTGGGGACGGGCACTGGTATTTTGCTTGGTCTTCCTGCAAAAACCAAGTCAGCATTATTGCCGGATTGGAAATCCTGGGTCCAGCGATGTTTAAGTTTGTTGCGCAGTGCGCGTAGTTCGGTCAATGACTCAGTCTTTATTTTGGAGGCTAAGGAACCTAGCTTTCTAACGCCTGCGTACGCCAGGACAGCCAGACTAGCAGCCAGGGCCGCCCATCCCAGCTTCTCTGCCAGTTCAGGGTTGCTCTGTTGCACCGACACCTGCGCGATGGTCAAACCTGCATACGCCATCGTCGATCCATACATCACTGCGCTTGCCACCACGGCCATCTTCGAGGCTGCCGCCGGCGCACTGGCCAGTGCCATCATCACTTGTCCCACAGGTTCCAATATCCGCGACAACTCCGGATTCGACTGCCTCAACGCCATTCCCGTCGCCGTGACGGCGGCACCTGCTGTATAGACGATCATCAGGCCGGCGATCACCGGCGCACTGAGGGTGCCCGCCGAACCTATGATCAGCACTGCGCCCAAAACCGTCAGGGCCCCGAACAACAGCCACTCCCCGACGCTGGCAGCCTGGGGCGGCGCTGTCTCCCTGCTGGGAGACAGCGCGGCAAGAATGGTATCGAGCCTTGCCAGGCTGTCTGCCTGGGCCTGGCGGCTGAGCATGATGTGGCCACTGGGGTCCTCGAAGTTGACCGGATCGGCTTTCGGGCAGTAGGCGCGGTCATTCGGGCCAGCCGCACCCAGGGGACTCCAGTCGTCGGGCTGGCAGAACACTTTGTGCTGGGCGTCGTAGACGCGGTAGCCGTCGCCCAGATGGAACCCCCCCGTCACCCGATCCACCCGCTGGCGGTTGTAGCCGACGCCCACCGATTGAGTGTTGAGAGTGGCCAGATGGGTTACGCCCCAGGGCGTGAACGTGACCGAATCGCGAACCCAAGCGCCATCCTTGAACTGGTATTCGTCACCCCCCCCTGTCTGCGGGTCGCCGAGCACGAACAGCCATTGATCGTCCAAGGCAACCGCAAGGCCTGCCTGGTCATCCAGCGTCACGCGCTTGAGCACCTTGCCTGCCCCATCTAGCCAGGTTTCCCCACTCAGACCATTGGCACCATAGTTGAGGATCCGCCGCTGGTTGTTGACGACATCACACTGGGCGATCAGCCGGTCATGTTCGTCGTACTCGTAATAGGTCAGCGGCGTCGTGCCATTCTTGGCAGTCACTGACCTCAGGCGACCGCTGTCAGTGTAGGCCAGGGACTGTTCCCGCTCGTTGGTCGCCAGGTTGCCGTTGGCGTCGTACGTAAGAGAGACCGTGCGGCTACTGGTCTTGCCGGCAAGGGTTGGGGTACAGGTGATCGCGGTACGCCGTGTTGGATGCATTGCATCGTCGTAGGCATAGTCGCGTACCAGCGTGTCGTTGTTGCTACGCGTGGTCGAGCATTTAGTCATGCTGCCCAGTTCGTCGTATTGGTAAGTCTCTTCCTTAATGGCATAGCCTTCGTCATCCTTGACCTCTTCGCCCGCCACTGCGTCCACCGTCCATTGCTGCAACTCATCGCTGGTACCGGTCACGCTAGTGTAATAGACGAATGTCTCGGTTCTCGCCCGAGTGCCGTCACGGTACAGCGTCTTGCTTAGCAGCTGGCTGGCCGGTGACCAGGTTTGCTCGTAGCGCACCTTTTCCTGGCCGTTCAGCGCATAATTGCGCTTGGTCTCGCGGCCGAAGGCGTCGTAGTCGGACTGCACCTGCAAGCACTGGCCGGTGCGCATGTCCTGCACCGTCAGGCAGGCCAACTGCCCCAGTGCGGTGTATGTGTAATGGTATTCGAGTGATCCCCGGCGCAGCCGGCTGCGGTAGCCTTGGGCATTGTCCCAGGCCTGCAGGGGCAGGCCGTTGCTGTGCCATGTGCCGGTCTGGACGCCGCGCAGGGAGGCAGACCCCTCATCGCGCTGCTGTTGCCCGTGCACTGTCCGTTTGAAGCGCCAGGTGCCCAGCAGCAGCGGCTGCAAGGCTTCGCTGGTGACCAGGCTTTGATAATCCCCCTGCACCGGGCGTTCGGCTTGCATGGCCTGTGTGACGGGGCTCAACTTGAAGGTCACCAGGGGTGTCCTGCTCGCGGTGCTGCTGCCGCTTTGTGCATACCAAGACAGGCTGCCATCGTCGTTGCGTGCATGGTAAAGGCTGGTGCCATCTGGCTTCACGTAACCGTCTGGTCGGGTTCGCAGCGTTTGGTTGGTATCGCTGCCCCTGACCAGCGTCGACACGGTGCCCTCATTGAACGTGCGGCTGGCCAGTACTCGTTCCGGCGCCTTCGCCGACTTCTTCACGCTCATGCGGGTCGGGGCGTCGTTCAAGCCTTCATAGGCCCAGGCAATGATCGATTTGTCCGGTTGGATCAGCGTCTTTGGGCGCCCCAGGCCGTCGTAGGTGATATCCCAGGTTCTGGTTTGCTTCGCATAGCCGGGAATGTCCTCGGTCACCCGCGTACGTTGGCCTTTCTGGTTGAGGGTCTGGGTGGTCGTGATGGCAGCACCGGCGGCAGATTTCTCCAGGCCTTTCCAGGTTTCCTGCGTCAGGGTGACCGACCCGTCCGCCAGGTTGCGCTGGGTGGATTGCTGGGTGGTCAGTGCGCCTTGCGAGATCAGCCCCAGGGTGGAGCGGGTGGTCAGCGACACATTCCGGTTTGCATCGGTAACCACCGGGTCATGCCCGTGGGCCTGCCAGAACCAGTCCTTGCTCTGCTGGGGCAGTGCTTTGACGTTGTCGATGCGCAGGCCACCCGGCAAATAGTCGAACATCACTTGGCTGGCCATTTGCCCATCGCTGTCCCAGGATGTTTCTTCCACCGTGCAATAGTTGTCGGCACTGTGGTCAGGCCCTGGCACGCGTTGCAGCTCACGGCGCACGATGCGTTGTTGGCCATCGTAGTAACACTGCTGGTGACGCCCCTGGGCATCGCAAGTCCTGACCCGCTGACCCTTGCCGTCTTCCGCGTAATGGACGGATTGCGAGTGGGTGGCTTTTAGCTCAGTAACCAAGCCCCTGGTAAAGGCCTCTTCATTGAACGCATAGGTGTCACTGCGTACGCCCCGGCCCAGGCTGTCGTATCGATGGCAGGTGAACGCTATGGCCTTGCCCTCGTTGTCTTGCTGGCTTTCACGCAGTAGGAGGCCGGTGCGCGCCGACACGATCTGGCGTTGCAGGATGGCCGTTGACGCCGAGTAGGGCGTGGTGCGCAGCAGTTCGTAAGTGGCGGCTTGTTGGCCGGTGGCCACCACCTCGGTCACGGTCTGGGTGCTGCGAGCGTTGTCGTTCTGGTACCACTGGGTGGCGATGCGTTCGCTGCTGCGGACCGCGCCGGCCTGGTGCTGGTAGTTGGCCTGCACCAGGGAGACGGACAGCGCTGTCGGTTTGGCCAGCTTCACGTCCTCCAAGGCTAGGGTGTCGCTGTCGGCAAAGGCTTCGAAGCCTTCAAAGGTCAGCACGGTGTTGGGCAGCAAGGTGCCGTGCTCGTCGCGCTGGTTCAGGGCGTAGCCGAACAGGGTCAGTACCGGGGCCTGGCGGGTACCGTCGGGCAGCAGCAGGTACTGGTATTGCGCGCATAGTGGCAGCAGGCCTTTACCAGCCTCCGGGCGCTGGGTGCAGCTGAGCTGGGTGGCATCGGCCAGTGCCCTGCCGGTGCTGCCCGCCGTGGCGTTGGTACCGGTGGTGACCTTGGCCAGTGTCAGCCCTGCAACCAGCTTGCTGATGTCCAGTGGATGGGCGTCGGTTTCGTAGTACCAGAGCCGTGTGTGCAAGCCGTCATCAGTGATGAACTGTATAGGTTCCAGGCCGCCTGGGCGGTAGCGGGTAAGCGCGGTTTCCGTGAGCGAAGTCGCTGCAAGGGTGGGCGATGAGCTGGAGGTGGTCTGATCCGTGCTGGTCATGGCTGCTGTTCCTCGGCAGTGGCGGCGACGCGGAGATCTTCGACGGTGATGTGCTGCTCTGTTTGCCGCGGCTGGCGCAGCGGCTCGGGCACGGCGTTGTCGGTTTGATAGACATGACGCGTGATGCGCTGCTGCTCGCCGGGGACCTTCTCGATCACGCGCGCAAGTTCCGTCGCACCGTCACCGCTGTGAGACCACTCCCAGCGGGTGGATGGGATCTGTTCCAGGTCGCTGCCGACTGGCGCGTGTGCGTAGCGGGTGGCTGCGGTGATTCGCTCTTCACCTTCCCAGGCCCAGGCGTGGTGGGTATTCGGTTGTTGGCCACCAGGGATCAAGGTTTGCAGATCGACGCGAGGTAATGAAAAGGGATGCGGCCAGTCGTAGGCGACCACTTCCCGTGAACCATCGTCCTCGATAACGCCGCACAATATATTGTCGAGCACTGGCGTCACCGCGTACTGGAAGTGCAGGCGCTGGTCGGGCTGGTCGGGCTGGGAGCCGCTGGATCGAGTCAAACGCCTGAGCAGGCAGTCCTTGATGTCCAGGGTGATGCAGCAACGCTCATCAGTCTCTGGCCAGAGGGTGAAAACGCTCTGTTGGCTACCCTCCAGCATTGGCTCGGCGGAGTGTTCGGCCTTGAGCAGAACGTTGACGCCGTCGTTTATGCTCGTCAGGCGGACATGGCCCTTTACGCCTTGCCAGGCCAGTTGCAGCGCTCGGCTGTCGGCCTTGAGTTGCAGGGGCACCAAAATCGAGGCATTGCGCTCTACATCGGCAAGTAGCAACGCCATTTCGGTTTTCAGTTTGTTCAGCTCTGTTCTATTCGCGGTGACTTGTTGTTTTTTTTCCAGGTCCTTACCTAACAAATCGGCGCCCCACGTGGCGTTCATAAAGGTCGCAACAACGGAAGAGAGGTGTATACTTCGGGTTTTTTCGTGTTCATCAATTCCTGAACCAGCCGTGACACCCACGCCTCCGGCAAGCAAACCACCGAGAATGGACCATATCGGCACTGCATTTTTTGATGGTGTTTTCAGCTCTTCCAATGCTTTATCGATTTGCTTGACAATCCTATTGATCGTGCTTTTAAGGCGGTTTTTATATGCTTCGCCACTTTCCAAGTTGTCATGAGTCTGGGGGAGGCCCAATACTTCCTCGTGGCCGTTCAGGAGTTCGATCGTGAGAGTGCTCAGGTGATAGACGTTTCGCTTGCCACCTCCAGCGCTCAACTCTTCGGTGGTCCCTTGGCCTGCTTTGAGGGTATAGCCAAGGCGTACTATCGGCTCGCCATCGATCAGTTGCTTGATGTTATCAATGCTGAGCTCATCTACGGTGCCGTTGCTCAATACCAGGCGCCGGTTTCGATTGTCGTAAGAAGAAAAACCGGAGAGCGCAAAGCCATCGCCGAGAGCGCTTTCGTTGGCACGTAACGGCGAGTAGTTGAACGCCAGTGGGATCGCCGGCGTGTTGCCGGAGAGGCTGGACAGCGTTGCAATTGTATGATGGAAGTGGAACAGGCCTGTCTGGGGCGAGACGCCATGGGGCTGCGAGCCGCTAGAGGCAAAGAGCTCGACCCCTGCGGTATTGGCCATATCGGCACACAGTGTGTCCTGCGCAGGCATTTCAAAAACTTCTTTCGTTGTGGTGCAGCTTTGAATCTTCTTCCAAAGAGAAGTTGGCGATAAGATGCCGATCAAGATGCGTGCTGTAGCGCTCTCTTCATCTGGTGCGAAAGGGAAGTTTAAATCGAGTGTGAGTTCACCGTCATGTTGGCTGCAGGAGGCTAGAGAAAAGCCTTTTTCGATGGCTTGAGTGTCGAGTGCAATGCAGAGTTGCTCCCGTGGTGAGGAGGTGAGGATTTCGATAGTTGCGAGGTGGCGTTGGATGGTTGCTATATCTGAGAGGGTATTTTTGATGAGCTTTCTGCTAAGAAAGGCCTGAGCAAGACGTTGAAGGAACGGGCTACCTGGAAATGTAAGCAAGTGCCAGTACCCGCTTATAATATAGCTGAAGGCATCAGGCGTATTCTGAGGGATGGGGTCGATGGTGGGCATGACTGAGTTATGTAAGTACGGTGCTTCGCAGTGTGATTTAACGAGCTCATCCATGTCGTGTCTTGTTGGCATTCGTGGAATGCTTATATTGATTTTTATCGGTTTTTCCATGATTTCTCTTGCGAGCCCAG
It contains:
- a CDS encoding SGNH/GDSL hydrolase family protein, giving the protein MRYSTGNPVEPDGSSSPFDLHDNAGNLDLAANGTAPTWIDRLGVTRKSFAGMEQLFDAAQEDRKAAFDQFMADSAYQFMGDYAAGINLTAYNQIFRKDGEFYRASPVLSLPYTTTGNWTTEGGSFVPVGDAYLRQELALKLVPNARDSGATGTGSADQAGNLNAGINTAWAFDINAGVYPISTTVTSKGKDMETRGFVRAMEVGGDPTMAHDQITKGILFPQEAFQKFDASYFWRVGPVIAFWGDSNTAFCDASANRVTALGEGSTPANVEMKLREYVYYAEGRVRGDGSPGETAQFGWNGLENAITTFQPQVMVLAWGTNDIAQGFSREQYLEYMRLQIDRLLVGGIRPIVQSIPYHGTQANRDKAVAWNSSLKRLCDFYGVRFVTLYNLFANTPSYYFWSDNVHYQAPATRMISQIMCDAILDEYGLPRDKFKVNKARRGAIGIDASFGLSGLRHSLGKPLTVVQTPNIYLRQFYPYSVKIPTGTEVHFQAAGPFSAIFNRPDGPASGYLVNGGSTTTLTRGNTIAINSIASRFDGSYSNFRVSHATSDLYLVATHSSAEFPVDLCYSAAEVSSSQFIPGQVITVTDGAKAIQTVMQDVALGLKGTAVNSSIPNVGPIATRAAITAAPEGFLFLQTGTVGWWRWTAGAWVAM
- a CDS encoding glycoside hydrolase family protein; amino-acid sequence: MARISEAQAGGANVLRFLDLIAFSEGTSTIRASDDGYNVLYGGSLFTGYADHPRKKLTYPINGKPVTSTAAGRYQLLARYWDAYRVSLRLAGGFTPENQDRVALQQIRERKALDDIKAGRLQQAIAKCSNIWASFPGNDYGQNPHRLDKLLAKWKELGGSLA
- a CDS encoding DUF2514 family protein yields the protein MNWLAAVPAWCWWLIALVMVAGGQQYRIVLAHGDVATARAELADYRLEVVERDRRAAAQARQEEQRRQALADEEGESARQQLEVAQGRAAAAESAAGGLRGEIARLRAGRTATCGAIAAQQRQAGASAVVVLGGLLEDADRMAGSCAAALERSRIAGLACESVVDGIKTIR
- a CDS encoding RHS repeat domain-containing protein, with translation MTSTDQTTSSSSPTLAATSLTETALTRYRPGGLEPIQFITDDGLHTRLWYYETDAHPLDISKLVAGLTLAKVTTGTNATAGSTGRALADATQLSCTQRPEAGKGLLPLCAQYQYLLLPDGTRQAPVLTLFGYALNQRDEHGTLLPNTVLTFEGFEAFADSDTLALEDVKLAKPTALSVSLVQANYQHQAGAVRSSERIATQWYQNDNARSTQTVTEVVATGQQAATYELLRTTPYSASTAILQRQIVSARTGLLLRESQQDNEGKAIAFTCHRYDSLGRGVRSDTYAFNEEAFTRGLVTELKATHSQSVHYAEDGKGQRVRTCDAQGRHQQCYYDGQQRIVRRELQRVPGPDHSADNYCTVEETSWDSDGQMASQVMFDYLPGGLRIDNVKALPQQSKDWFWQAHGHDPVVTDANRNVSLTTRSTLGLISQGALTTQQSTQRNLADGSVTLTQETWKGLEKSAAGAAITTTQTLNQKGQRTRVTEDIPGYAKQTRTWDITYDGLGRPKTLIQPDKSIIAWAYEGLNDAPTRMSVKKSAKAPERVLASRTFNEGTVSTLVRGSDTNQTLRTRPDGYVKPDGTSLYHARNDDGSLSWYAQSGSSTASRTPLVTFKLSPVTQAMQAERPVQGDYQSLVTSEALQPLLLGTWRFKRTVHGQQQRDEGSASLRGVQTGTWHSNGLPLQAWDNAQGYRSRLRRGSLEYHYTYTALGQLACLTVQDMRTGQCLQVQSDYDAFGRETKRNYALNGQEKVRYEQTWSPASQLLSKTLYRDGTRARTETFVYYTSVTGTSDELQQWTVDAVAGEEVKDDEGYAIKEETYQYDELGSMTKCSTTRSNNDTLVRDYAYDDAMHPTRRTAITCTPTLAGKTSSRTVSLTYDANGNLATNEREQSLAYTDSGRLRSVTAKNGTTPLTYYEYDEHDRLIAQCDVVNNQRRILNYGANGLSGETWLDGAGKVLKRVTLDDQAGLAVALDDQWLFVLGDPQTGGGDEYQFKDGAWVRDSVTFTPWGVTHLATLNTQSVGVGYNRQRVDRVTGGFHLGDGYRVYDAQHKVFCQPDDWSPLGAAGPNDRAYCPKADPVNFEDPSGHIMLSRQAQADSLARLDTILAALSPSRETAPPQAASVGEWLLFGALTVLGAVLIIGSAGTLSAPVIAGLMIVYTAGAAVTATGMALRQSNPELSRILEPVGQVMMALASAPAAASKMAVVASAVMYGSTMAYAGLTIAQVSVQQSNPELAEKLGWAALAASLAVLAYAGVRKLGSLASKIKTESLTELRALRNKLKHRWTQDFQSGNNADLVFAGRPSKIPVPVPKPIRNLVNTSSAATPPSSVPGTPTRTSALRRRMTTMTTTDFGKFELIHPAGKYNSTAYLSAHGSNFILGGKTKLPPGSIARTYAPATGTVGGYMISTKTAGFLPKEWSAAETMVSGAVQPTKTIPGGHYMANFSLTHFEHNSEPYLREIAKTYTVDVIRIKPGETVSSAQIFQGLKDANINYQLYELGHCRASEMKDFLNLGIPNRTLPRPSNPIT